One genomic region from Cellulomonas hominis encodes:
- a CDS encoding ABC transporter ATP-binding protein — MTPDPAPALAVRTAGLTKRFRSGQVAVDGIDLAVPRGAVYGFLGPNGSGKTTTIRMLLGLARPTAGRAWLLGAPMPEDATRVLPRVGALVEGPAFHPYLSGRANLARLDAGDAGADPRTSRRRADAALDRVGLSAAATKPYRQYSLGMKQRLGLAAALLQPRDLLVLDEPTNGLDPQGTREVRHLVRELADAGATVLVSSHLLAEIEQVCTHVGIMSRGRLLLQGERADLTERGAARLVVRTRAAQVAAAAEVLSALGLTEVEPASGGSLTAALGPTPPEKASAALVHAGVDLLGFEVARPSLEQVFVELTGEGFDVAR, encoded by the coding sequence ATGACGCCGGACCCCGCGCCCGCGCTCGCGGTCCGGACGGCCGGGCTCACCAAGCGGTTCCGCTCGGGCCAGGTGGCGGTCGACGGCATCGACCTCGCGGTGCCCCGCGGTGCCGTGTACGGGTTCCTCGGCCCGAACGGCTCCGGCAAGACCACGACGATCCGGATGCTCCTCGGCCTCGCCCGCCCCACCGCCGGGCGGGCGTGGCTGCTGGGCGCGCCGATGCCCGAGGACGCCACGCGGGTGCTGCCCCGCGTCGGCGCGCTGGTCGAGGGACCGGCGTTCCACCCGTACCTGTCCGGCCGCGCGAACCTCGCCCGCCTCGACGCGGGCGACGCCGGCGCGGACCCGCGCACGTCGCGGCGGCGCGCGGACGCCGCCCTGGACCGGGTCGGGCTGTCCGCCGCGGCGACGAAGCCGTACCGGCAGTACTCGCTCGGCATGAAGCAGCGGCTGGGACTCGCCGCCGCCCTGCTCCAGCCGCGGGACCTGCTCGTCCTGGACGAGCCGACCAACGGCCTCGACCCGCAGGGCACCCGGGAGGTCCGGCACCTCGTGCGCGAGCTCGCGGACGCCGGTGCGACCGTCCTGGTGTCCTCGCACCTGCTCGCGGAGATCGAGCAGGTGTGCACGCACGTCGGCATCATGAGCCGCGGCCGGCTGCTGCTGCAGGGCGAGCGCGCGGACCTCACCGAGCGCGGGGCGGCGCGGCTGGTCGTCCGCACCCGGGCGGCCCAGGTCGCCGCGGCCGCGGAGGTGCTGTCCGCGCTCGGGCTGACCGAGGTCGAGCCGGCGTCCGGGGGCTCGCTGACCGCCGCGCTGGGCCCGACCCCGCCCGAGAAGGCGTCCGCCGCGCTCGTGCACGCGGGGGTGGACCTGCTGGGGTTCGAGGTCGCCCGGCCCAGCCTGGAGCAGGTGTTCGTCGAGCTGACCGGGGAGGGCTTCGATGTCGCGCGCTGA
- a CDS encoding flavodoxin family protein has translation MRAVVLNCTLKPSPEPSNTDALARVVVDALVGHGVEVSTVRLADHHLPPGVASDLGDGDDWPAIRARILDAEILVVATPTWVGHPSSYAQRALERMDAMISETDDDGRPVAYNRVAGVVVTGNEDGAHHVVSEVAGALVDIGFTIAPQGWTYWNRGPGPGPSYAETDEGHDWSASTGRAMAQNLVGVARALAAAPLGPPAS, from the coding sequence ATGAGAGCCGTCGTCCTCAACTGCACCCTCAAGCCGTCCCCCGAGCCGTCCAACACCGACGCCCTGGCGCGCGTCGTCGTGGACGCCCTGGTCGGCCACGGGGTCGAGGTGTCGACCGTCCGCCTCGCCGACCACCACCTGCCGCCGGGCGTCGCGTCGGACCTCGGCGACGGCGACGACTGGCCGGCGATCCGGGCGCGGATCCTCGACGCGGAGATCCTCGTCGTCGCGACGCCGACCTGGGTGGGGCACCCGTCGTCGTACGCGCAACGCGCCCTCGAGCGGATGGACGCGATGATCTCCGAGACCGACGACGACGGCCGCCCGGTGGCCTACAACCGCGTCGCGGGCGTCGTGGTCACGGGGAACGAGGACGGCGCGCACCACGTCGTCTCCGAGGTGGCCGGCGCCCTGGTGGACATCGGGTTCACGATCGCCCCGCAGGGCTGGACCTACTGGAACCGCGGCCCGGGCCCCGGCCCCTCCTACGCGGAGACCGACGAGGGCCACGACTGGAGCGCGTCCACCGGCCGCGCGATGGCGCAGAACCTCGTCGGCGTGGCCCGCGCGCTCGCGGCGGCGCCGCTGGGACCGCCGGCCTCCTGA
- a CDS encoding RNA polymerase sigma factor: protein MGTGGSDEGAGSTAAAGDDAAAFAAAYRLLAPQVRGYARRQVPDGLAEDVVSETFLVLWRRWADAPSDPDHLRPWVFGVARNKILHVREQHGRSVRSLARAAALEPTRPGAPDPGEELAAADRARRLLELLPPAEGEAMALTVWAGLTPSEAAEVLGVSLTALTSRLSRARARLAVVLAGTDGGDARPHDPARPGSAAPAADHERRGR, encoded by the coding sequence GTGGGCACAGGCGGCAGCGACGAGGGGGCAGGGTCGACCGCCGCGGCAGGGGACGACGCCGCGGCGTTCGCCGCTGCCTACCGGCTGCTCGCGCCCCAGGTCCGCGGCTACGCCCGCCGGCAGGTCCCGGACGGCCTCGCCGAGGACGTGGTCTCCGAGACGTTCCTCGTCCTGTGGCGCCGCTGGGCCGACGCGCCGTCCGACCCGGACCACCTGCGGCCGTGGGTGTTCGGCGTCGCGCGGAACAAGATCCTGCACGTCCGCGAGCAGCACGGCCGCTCGGTCCGGTCGCTGGCCCGGGCCGCCGCCCTCGAACCGACGCGCCCCGGCGCGCCCGACCCCGGCGAGGAGCTCGCCGCCGCCGACCGCGCCCGCCGCCTGCTGGAGCTGCTCCCGCCGGCCGAGGGCGAGGCGATGGCCCTGACCGTCTGGGCAGGGCTGACGCCGAGCGAGGCGGCCGAGGTGCTCGGCGTGTCGCTCACCGCGCTGACGTCCCGGCTCTCCCGGGCCCGCGCCCGGCTGGCCGTCGTGCTCGCCGGGACGGACGGTGGTGACGCACGACCGCACGACCCCGCACGACCCGGCAGCGCGGCCCCCGCCGCCGACCACGAGAGGAGAGGGCGATGA
- a CDS encoding CU044_5270 family protein codes for MTDDDDVRAALDEVAALRAALERHGLGAPADGTDPADRRDPAEDDAAIARILAGGAGGGAAGEAAAAPGAPAGAAPVTDLRARRARPWWLAAGAAAAVVVAVGVSVLPGNEPPPAVATGSPPMLAYPLEPAALARGEGPPARETLLALAATAAGHADPEPRGDVQHILSQSWLLSTTSQWDGSAESTVDPTVVESWLRPDGSTVSAEWRGEHLQADGRLADVDTSPADAVVDRLRPGSLDPDRVADLSLDPDTLREELREPLAATGCGPDAAPEAGAWCLYRAVTDLSDWYVLPSDLEAAAWTALADEPGVTVAGEVVDRTGRRSVAIAVPPGPLDTDPTVRVLLVDRETGRLSGREEVVLQSQLLGFSEPTVTHFRYTVASDWVPEAGGDRAGPEAQARGASPRGAE; via the coding sequence ATGACGGACGACGACGACGTGCGCGCCGCCCTTGACGAGGTGGCCGCGCTCCGCGCCGCGCTGGAGCGCCACGGGCTCGGCGCGCCCGCCGACGGGACCGACCCCGCGGACCGCCGGGACCCCGCCGAGGACGACGCCGCGATCGCGCGCATCCTCGCCGGCGGTGCGGGCGGCGGCGCCGCCGGCGAGGCTGCGGCCGCGCCCGGGGCGCCCGCCGGCGCGGCCCCCGTGACCGACCTGCGCGCCCGTCGCGCCCGTCCCTGGTGGCTCGCCGCCGGCGCCGCCGCGGCGGTCGTCGTCGCCGTCGGGGTCAGCGTGCTGCCCGGGAACGAGCCGCCGCCCGCCGTCGCGACGGGTTCCCCGCCGATGCTGGCCTACCCGCTGGAGCCGGCCGCCCTGGCCCGGGGCGAGGGCCCGCCGGCGCGCGAGACGCTGCTCGCCCTCGCGGCGACGGCCGCCGGTCACGCCGACCCCGAGCCCCGCGGCGACGTCCAGCACATCCTGTCGCAGTCCTGGCTGCTGTCCACGACGTCGCAGTGGGACGGCTCCGCGGAGAGCACCGTCGACCCCACCGTCGTCGAGTCCTGGCTGCGCCCGGACGGGTCGACGGTGTCCGCCGAGTGGCGCGGCGAGCACCTCCAGGCGGACGGCCGGCTGGCGGACGTCGACACCAGCCCCGCCGACGCCGTGGTCGACCGGCTGCGGCCGGGCTCCCTGGACCCGGACCGGGTGGCGGATCTGTCGCTCGACCCGGACACGCTGCGCGAGGAGCTCCGCGAGCCCCTCGCGGCCACCGGATGCGGGCCCGACGCGGCCCCGGAGGCCGGGGCGTGGTGCCTGTACCGGGCCGTCACCGACCTGTCCGACTGGTACGTGCTGCCCTCGGACCTGGAGGCCGCGGCGTGGACGGCGCTCGCCGACGAGCCGGGCGTCACCGTGGCGGGCGAGGTCGTGGACCGGACCGGCCGCCGGTCCGTGGCGATCGCCGTGCCGCCGGGTCCCCTCGACACGGACCCGACCGTGCGGGTGCTGCTCGTGGACCGGGAGACCGGACGGCTGTCCGGGCGCGAGGAGGTCGTGCTGCAGTCGCAGCTGCTCGGGTTCAGCGAGCCGACCGTGACCCACTTCCGGTACACCGTCGCCTCCGACTGGGTGCCGGAGGCCGGCGGCGACCGGGCGGGCCCGGAGGCGCAGGCGCGGGGCGCGTCGCCCCGGGGCGCCGAGTGA
- a CDS encoding peptidase inhibitor family I36 protein yields METSRRTRRARLAVVGALALTLSALAPVAHAEDEPVAPMSSSQCALGHFCVWSGTGYSGTFWSTAGLGLQNTTVSVAGSVWNRMSVDVRMYSAANGGGTIRCWQNGIQNGTVSVGSASVRTMTATTC; encoded by the coding sequence ATGGAGACCTCCCGTCGCACCCGCCGCGCCCGCCTCGCCGTCGTCGGCGCCCTCGCGCTGACCCTGTCCGCCCTCGCCCCCGTCGCCCACGCGGAGGACGAGCCGGTCGCGCCGATGTCCAGCAGCCAGTGCGCGCTCGGCCACTTCTGCGTCTGGTCCGGCACCGGCTACTCCGGGACGTTCTGGTCGACCGCGGGCCTCGGCCTGCAGAACACCACCGTCTCGGTCGCGGGGTCGGTGTGGAACCGCATGAGCGTCGACGTGCGCATGTACTCCGCGGCCAACGGCGGCGGGACCATCCGGTGCTGGCAGAACGGCATCCAGAACGGGACCGTCTCCGTGGGGAGCGCCTCGGTCCGTACCATGACCGCCACGACGTGTTAG
- a CDS encoding histidine phosphatase family protein: MTSRLVLVRHGESEGNVAATRAERTGAETLGIATRDADTPLSPTGEDQARALGAHLGDLPAAERPDAVWCSPYVRARRTAELVLDKAGLDLAPVVDERLRDRELGILDGLTSHGVARRFPDEDARRERLGKMYYRPPGGESWSDVALRLRSLLGDLAAAELPGRTVLVVCHDAVIWLLRYVCEGLTEDQLMSRVAEQSVRNASLTVLAAEDGGPWRVERFDDVGHLAAQDEPVTEHPGQGDE, translated from the coding sequence ATGACCAGCAGACTCGTGCTCGTCCGCCACGGGGAGAGCGAGGGCAACGTCGCCGCCACGCGGGCCGAGCGCACCGGTGCCGAGACGTTGGGGATCGCCACCCGCGACGCCGACACCCCGCTCTCGCCGACCGGCGAGGACCAGGCCCGCGCGCTCGGCGCCCACCTCGGCGACCTGCCCGCCGCGGAGCGTCCCGACGCCGTGTGGTGCTCCCCGTACGTGCGCGCCCGCCGCACCGCCGAGCTCGTCCTCGACAAGGCCGGGCTCGACCTGGCCCCGGTGGTCGACGAGCGCCTGCGGGACCGCGAGCTCGGCATCCTCGACGGGCTCACCAGCCACGGCGTCGCCCGGCGGTTCCCCGACGAGGACGCGCGCCGGGAGCGGCTCGGCAAGATGTACTACCGGCCGCCCGGCGGGGAGTCCTGGTCCGACGTGGCCCTGCGGCTGCGCTCGCTGCTCGGCGATCTGGCCGCGGCCGAGCTGCCCGGCCGGACCGTGCTGGTGGTGTGCCACGACGCGGTGATCTGGCTGCTGCGCTACGTGTGCGAGGGGCTGACCGAGGACCAGCTCATGTCCCGCGTCGCCGAGCAGAGCGTCCGGAACGCGTCGCTCACCGTGCTGGCGGCGGAGGACGGCGGGCCGTGGCGGGTCGAGCGGTTCGACGACGTCGGGCACCTCGCCGCGCAGGACGAGCCCGTCACCGAGCATCCGGGGCAGGGCGATGAGTGA
- a CDS encoding LolA family protein, whose translation MSETPEAPRRTLSPRARWAVPGVVAAAVAAAIGVPALASADAAGLPDVTPAELLTRVAEAEPTPVQGTVVYTARLGLPELPVSEMTGADPVALLGGSSTLRLWSDGADRSRVALLGATSEYSVVRDGAEAWTYSSADDAVTHYALDAADQARYDALAAQLAAGAEPPAGADLPTPEQAADQVLARAGEHSSVTVDQPTTVAGRDAYQLVVSPTDEQTLVSRVVVAVDAETSAPLRVQVWSTQDDAAPSLEVGFTDVEFTAPDDSVLAFSAPAGATTEEVVVPLPDVPAVPSGDGEHPALPAGVTVTGEGWSTVVALSGVDVAGLVGGDAASLATVPGADRVLGSDEAQDLVQEFVPTDEDGKVVRPELDGAALYEQLTTEVPEGRLLSSTLLSVLVTDDGRVLAGAVPADVLRAAA comes from the coding sequence ATGTCCGAGACACCCGAGGCCCCCCGCCGCACGCTCTCCCCCCGCGCCCGCTGGGCGGTCCCCGGCGTCGTCGCCGCCGCGGTGGCCGCGGCGATCGGCGTCCCGGCGCTCGCCAGCGCGGACGCGGCCGGCCTGCCGGACGTCACGCCGGCCGAGCTGCTCACGCGCGTCGCCGAGGCCGAGCCCACCCCCGTGCAGGGCACGGTCGTCTACACCGCGCGGCTCGGGCTGCCGGAGCTGCCGGTCTCCGAGATGACCGGGGCCGACCCCGTCGCGCTGCTCGGCGGGTCGTCGACGCTGCGGCTGTGGTCGGACGGGGCGGACCGCTCCCGGGTGGCGCTGCTCGGCGCCACGTCGGAGTACTCGGTGGTCCGCGACGGCGCCGAGGCCTGGACGTACTCGTCCGCGGACGACGCGGTCACGCACTACGCGCTCGACGCCGCCGACCAGGCGCGCTACGACGCCCTGGCCGCGCAGCTCGCGGCGGGCGCCGAGCCGCCGGCCGGCGCGGACCTGCCGACCCCCGAGCAGGCGGCCGACCAGGTGCTCGCCCGGGCCGGGGAGCACTCGTCCGTGACGGTCGACCAGCCGACGACCGTGGCCGGCCGGGACGCGTACCAGCTCGTCGTCAGCCCCACGGACGAGCAGACCCTCGTCTCCCGGGTCGTCGTCGCCGTCGACGCCGAGACCTCCGCCCCGCTCCGGGTGCAGGTCTGGTCGACGCAGGACGACGCCGCCCCGTCGCTCGAGGTCGGGTTCACGGACGTGGAGTTCACGGCGCCCGACGACTCCGTGCTGGCGTTCTCCGCGCCGGCGGGGGCCACGACCGAGGAGGTCGTCGTCCCGCTCCCCGACGTGCCCGCGGTGCCGTCCGGCGACGGCGAGCACCCCGCGCTCCCGGCGGGCGTGACCGTCACCGGCGAGGGCTGGTCCACCGTCGTCGCGCTGTCCGGCGTGGACGTGGCCGGCCTGGTCGGCGGCGACGCCGCGTCGCTCGCCACCGTCCCGGGCGCCGACCGGGTGCTCGGCTCGGACGAGGCGCAGGACCTGGTGCAGGAGTTCGTGCCGACCGACGAGGACGGCAAGGTCGTCCGGCCGGAGCTCGACGGCGCGGCGCTCTACGAGCAGCTGACCACCGAGGTGCCCGAGGGCCGGCTGCTGTCCTCGACGCTGCTGAGCGTGCTCGTCACCGACGACGGCCGGGTGCTCGCGGGCGCGGTCCCCGCGGACGTGCTGCGCGCCGCCGCATGA
- the adhP gene encoding alcohol dehydrogenase AdhP, translating into MMKAAVVRDLGAPLVIEERPIPVPGPHQALVKVDYSGVCHTDLHAARGDWPVKPTPPFVPGHEGAGRVVAVGSEVTRVKEGDRMGNAWLATACGTCVDCLRGWETLCTGQQNSGYSVDGSFAEYMLVDARYAPVFPESVDAAGVTAVLCAGVTVYKGLKVADAKPGDWVVVSGIGGLGHMAIQYAKAMGYRVIAVTGSESKRASALEYGAELVVNYRDGDPGEAVHDLVGGAHAALVTAVSESTFPQALSMLRRGGTVSLVGLPPGTFPLSIFDTVLRGLTVRGSIVGTRLDMMEAVDFFARGAVHTKYELRPLDAVNDVFTRMETGTIDGRVVLDMGL; encoded by the coding sequence ATGATGAAGGCCGCCGTCGTCCGCGACCTCGGCGCCCCCCTGGTGATCGAGGAGCGGCCGATCCCGGTCCCCGGTCCGCACCAGGCCCTGGTGAAGGTCGACTACTCCGGGGTCTGCCACACCGACCTGCACGCCGCGCGCGGCGACTGGCCGGTCAAGCCGACGCCGCCGTTCGTCCCGGGCCACGAGGGGGCGGGCCGCGTCGTGGCGGTCGGCTCCGAGGTCACGCGGGTCAAGGAGGGCGACCGCATGGGCAACGCCTGGCTGGCGACCGCCTGCGGCACCTGCGTGGACTGCCTGCGCGGCTGGGAGACGCTGTGCACGGGCCAGCAGAACTCCGGCTACTCGGTGGACGGCTCGTTCGCGGAGTACATGCTCGTCGACGCCCGCTACGCGCCGGTCTTCCCCGAGTCGGTGGACGCCGCCGGCGTGACCGCGGTGCTGTGCGCCGGCGTCACCGTCTACAAGGGCCTCAAGGTCGCGGACGCCAAGCCCGGCGACTGGGTGGTCGTGTCCGGCATCGGCGGCCTCGGCCACATGGCGATCCAGTACGCCAAGGCGATGGGCTACCGGGTCATCGCGGTCACCGGCTCGGAGAGCAAGCGCGCCTCGGCGCTCGAGTACGGCGCCGAGCTGGTCGTGAACTACCGCGACGGCGACCCGGGCGAGGCCGTGCACGACCTGGTCGGCGGCGCGCACGCGGCGCTGGTGACCGCGGTCAGCGAGTCGACGTTCCCGCAGGCGCTGTCGATGCTGCGACGCGGCGGCACGGTGTCGCTCGTCGGGCTGCCCCCGGGCACGTTCCCGCTGTCGATCTTCGACACGGTGCTGCGCGGGCTCACGGTGCGCGGCTCGATCGTCGGCACCCGCCTCGACATGATGGAGGCCGTCGACTTCTTCGCCCGCGGCGCCGTGCACACCAAGTACGAGCTGCGGCCGCTCGACGCGGTGAACGACGTGTTCACCCGCATGGAGACGGGCACGATCGACGGGCGCGTCGTCCTCGACATGGGGCTGTGA
- a CDS encoding ABC transporter permease produces MSRAEPLAAAPVTTARAPVAWGRLLRSELRLVLGRRRNIVLLVGLALVPVLLGTVLFLTRDSALSGQGPSFVDQVTGNGMFLVVAALFLCLPFLLPLCIGIASGDAVAGEASAGTLRYLLVVPVPRTRLLTVKAVAALTFAAAAVLAVAVTGLVVGALYFGLHDVTLLSGTTVPVGEGALRVLGIVAYVGLSLTGLVAVGLFFSTLTEVPVGAMAATVVVAIVSTVLDSLPQVSAIHPGLLTHHWFDFAEFLRVQVDWGVVADGLLVQVAWVALFGSLAWARFTTADVTS; encoded by the coding sequence ATGTCGCGCGCTGAGCCGCTGGCCGCCGCGCCCGTGACCACGGCGCGCGCGCCCGTCGCCTGGGGGCGGCTGCTGCGCTCCGAGCTGCGGCTGGTGCTGGGCCGGCGGCGGAACATCGTCCTGCTCGTCGGCCTGGCGCTGGTGCCGGTGCTGCTCGGCACGGTGCTGTTCCTCACCCGGGACAGCGCGCTGTCCGGCCAGGGCCCGTCGTTCGTCGACCAGGTCACCGGCAACGGCATGTTCCTCGTGGTCGCGGCGCTGTTCCTCTGCCTGCCGTTCCTGCTGCCGCTGTGCATCGGCATCGCGTCGGGCGACGCCGTCGCCGGGGAGGCGTCCGCGGGCACACTCCGCTACCTGCTGGTCGTCCCGGTGCCGCGGACCCGGCTGCTCACGGTGAAGGCCGTGGCGGCGCTGACGTTCGCGGCGGCCGCCGTGCTGGCCGTCGCCGTGACCGGGCTCGTCGTCGGGGCGCTGTACTTCGGCCTGCACGACGTCACCCTGCTGTCCGGGACGACCGTGCCGGTCGGCGAGGGAGCGCTGCGGGTGCTCGGGATCGTCGCGTACGTCGGGCTGTCCCTGACCGGGCTGGTGGCCGTCGGGCTGTTCTTCTCGACGCTCACCGAGGTGCCGGTCGGGGCGATGGCCGCGACGGTCGTGGTGGCGATCGTGTCGACGGTGCTGGACTCGCTGCCGCAGGTGTCCGCCATCCACCCCGGCCTGCTGACGCACCACTGGTTCGACTTCGCGGAGTTCCTGCGCGTGCAGGTGGACTGGGGCGTCGTCGCGGACGGGCTGCTCGTGCAGGTGGCATGGGTCGCGCTGTTCGGGTCGCTGGCGTGGGCGCGGTTCACGACGGCGGACGTGACGTCCTAG
- a CDS encoding response regulator transcription factor yields MRVLVVDDERGLVGALRRGLTAEGFAVDVAYDGDAGLALATDRDYDAIVLDVMLPRRNGYDVVTALRAAGVGTPVLMLSAKDGEHDVADGLDVGADDYLTKPFSFVVLVARIRALLRRPPQVRPAVLAAGDLVLDPAARTVTRAGEPVDLTARELALLEYLMRHADRVVGKVELRDHVWDGPGEDGNVVEVYVGYLRRKLGRDAVLTVRGAGYRVAG; encoded by the coding sequence GTGCGGGTGCTGGTGGTGGACGACGAGCGCGGGCTGGTGGGCGCGCTGCGCCGCGGGCTGACCGCGGAGGGCTTCGCGGTGGACGTCGCCTACGACGGCGACGCGGGCCTGGCGCTCGCGACCGACCGGGACTACGACGCGATCGTGCTGGACGTCATGCTCCCGCGGCGCAACGGCTACGACGTGGTGACCGCGCTGCGGGCGGCCGGGGTCGGCACGCCGGTGCTCATGCTCAGCGCCAAGGACGGCGAGCACGACGTCGCCGACGGGCTGGACGTCGGCGCGGACGACTACCTCACCAAGCCGTTCTCGTTCGTGGTGCTGGTCGCCCGGATCCGCGCGCTGCTGCGCCGCCCGCCGCAGGTCCGCCCCGCCGTGCTCGCCGCCGGCGACCTCGTGCTCGACCCCGCCGCGCGCACGGTCACCCGCGCCGGCGAGCCCGTCGACCTCACCGCCCGGGAGCTCGCGCTGCTGGAGTACCTCATGCGGCACGCCGACCGCGTGGTGGGCAAGGTCGAGCTGCGCGACCACGTCTGGGACGGCCCGGGGGAGGACGGCAACGTCGTCGAGGTGTACGTCGGCTACCTGCGCCGCAAGCTCGGGCGGGACGCCGTGCTGACGGTCCGGGGCGCGGGGTACCGGGTGGCCGGGTGA
- a CDS encoding NAD(P)H-hydrate dehydratase, with product MSDAPALTPNLLRGWPLPPRDGAKDVRGGVLVLGGARRTPGAVALAGLTALRIGAGRLTLAVAESVAAALAVATPEAGVLGLPERGDGSPTGELPPALADELARADAVVVGPGLDEPEGCAALVRGVLAAVGGRDDGPAVLLDAFALGVLPGLDDVALPRNRVVLTPNLAEAARLLDDAEPEPDEAAALVAARWDAVVTCAGRVAHPDGRRWASATGYAGLGTSGSGDVLAGAVAGLLAGGCPPEQAACWGTAVHGAAGDRLAARIGPLGYLARELADEVPAVLVELQA from the coding sequence ATGAGTGACGCGCCGGCGCTGACGCCGAACCTGCTCCGGGGCTGGCCGCTGCCGCCGCGCGACGGCGCGAAGGACGTGCGCGGCGGCGTGCTCGTCCTGGGCGGCGCGCGGCGCACGCCCGGCGCGGTCGCGTTGGCCGGGCTGACCGCCCTGCGCATCGGCGCGGGCCGGCTGACGCTCGCGGTCGCGGAGTCGGTGGCCGCCGCGCTCGCGGTCGCCACGCCCGAGGCCGGCGTGCTCGGGCTGCCCGAGCGGGGTGACGGGTCGCCCACCGGCGAGCTGCCGCCCGCGCTCGCGGACGAGCTGGCGCGCGCGGACGCCGTGGTCGTCGGCCCGGGGCTCGACGAGCCCGAGGGCTGCGCCGCCCTGGTCCGCGGCGTGCTCGCGGCGGTCGGCGGCCGCGACGACGGCCCCGCGGTGCTGCTGGACGCGTTCGCGCTCGGGGTGCTGCCGGGCCTGGACGACGTCGCGCTGCCGCGCAACCGGGTCGTGCTCACCCCCAACCTCGCGGAGGCCGCGCGCCTGCTGGACGACGCCGAGCCGGAGCCGGACGAGGCCGCGGCCCTGGTCGCCGCCCGGTGGGACGCGGTCGTCACCTGCGCGGGCCGCGTCGCGCACCCCGACGGCCGGCGCTGGGCCTCCGCCACGGGCTACGCGGGCCTGGGCACGTCCGGCAGCGGGGACGTGCTGGCCGGGGCGGTCGCGGGGCTGCTCGCGGGCGGCTGCCCGCCGGAGCAGGCCGCGTGCTGGGGCACCGCCGTGCACGGCGCCGCGGGCGACCGGCTGGCCGCGCGGATCGGCCCGCTCGGCTACCTCGCGCGCGAGCTGGCGGACGAGGTGCCGGCCGTGCTGGTCGAGCTGCAGGCCTGA
- a CDS encoding ATP-binding protein encodes MTTRRWSLRARLTAVTAGLLCVALAAGAVLLSMVLSRSRVAALDEVVRARALTVAGLVTSDQVPAALPVTEPGEVVQVLDAGGRVVASSTTASRTLPVLPADALADLRGRAADAPDGEPLLVTTHGSAYDGAARAAVLEPAGGDGALVVATVPLDEVEGVVRAVRLSLLGVVPVLTALVAAAVWLALGRALRPVEALRSAAAQVARSGGPGSLPDPGTDDEIGALARTLNEMLDRLEVAAARQRSFVADAAHELRTPLAALGATLDVARAHPGAYERDELVADLGAEVRRMQALVDDLLLLARVGSRPLAAGPVDLGAVARDAVALAGAAAGRGDVAVEVSGTGRARGDEVAVGRVLRNLAENALRHARGRVRVEVADGRVSVADDGPGIPPADRERVFERFVRLDDARDRPGGGSGLGLAIAREVAREQGGDVVLGDGLAGAHGARGLRAELRVPDV; translated from the coding sequence GTGACCACCCGGCGCTGGTCGCTGCGCGCCCGGCTGACCGCGGTGACCGCCGGGCTGCTGTGCGTGGCGCTCGCGGCCGGGGCGGTGCTGCTCAGCATGGTGCTGTCCCGCAGCCGGGTCGCCGCCCTGGACGAGGTGGTGCGTGCCCGGGCGCTGACCGTCGCCGGTCTCGTCACGAGCGACCAGGTGCCCGCCGCGCTGCCCGTCACCGAGCCGGGCGAGGTCGTGCAGGTGCTCGACGCCGGCGGCCGGGTGGTCGCGTCCTCGACGACCGCGAGCCGCACGCTGCCCGTGCTGCCGGCCGACGCGCTCGCCGACCTGCGGGGGCGCGCCGCCGACGCACCGGACGGCGAGCCGCTGCTGGTGACGACGCACGGGTCGGCGTACGACGGCGCCGCGCGCGCCGCCGTGCTCGAGCCGGCCGGCGGGGACGGCGCGCTCGTGGTCGCGACCGTGCCGCTCGACGAGGTCGAGGGCGTCGTCCGGGCGGTGCGGCTGTCGCTGCTCGGGGTCGTCCCCGTGCTGACCGCGCTGGTCGCGGCGGCCGTGTGGCTCGCGCTGGGCCGGGCGCTGCGGCCGGTGGAGGCGCTGCGGTCCGCGGCGGCGCAGGTCGCCCGCTCGGGCGGCCCCGGCTCGCTGCCCGACCCCGGGACGGACGACGAGATCGGCGCCCTCGCGCGGACGCTCAACGAGATGCTGGACCGGCTCGAGGTCGCCGCGGCCCGCCAGCGGTCGTTCGTGGCGGACGCGGCGCACGAGCTGCGCACCCCGCTGGCCGCGCTCGGGGCGACCCTGGACGTCGCCCGGGCGCACCCCGGGGCCTACGAGCGCGACGAGCTCGTCGCGGACCTCGGCGCGGAGGTCCGGCGGATGCAGGCGCTCGTCGACGACCTGCTGCTGCTCGCCCGCGTCGGGTCCCGGCCCCTGGCCGCCGGGCCGGTCGACCTCGGGGCGGTCGCCCGGGATGCCGTGGCGCTCGCGGGCGCGGCGGCGGGGCGCGGCGACGTCGCCGTCGAGGTGAGCGGGACCGGCCGCGCCCGCGGGGACGAGGTCGCCGTGGGCCGGGTGCTGCGGAACCTGGCGGAGAACGCGCTGCGGCACGCCCGCGGGCGGGTGCGGGTCGAGGTCGCGGACGGCCGGGTGTCGGTGGCCGACGACGGGCCCGGGATCCCGCCGGCGGACCGGGAGCGGGTGTTCGAGCGGTTCGTGCGGCTCGACGACGCCCGCGACCGCCCGGGCGGCGGCTCCGGGCTCGGGCTCGCGATCGCCCGCGAGGTGGCGCGCGAGCAGGGCGGCGACGTCGTCCTCGGCGACGGCCTGGCGGGCGCCCACGGTGCGCGCGGCCTGCGCGCGGAGCTCCGGGTCCCTGACGTGTGA